CCTGGCCCTGAACCACCCGCACCTCGAGGTGACCCAGGTGACCTCCGAGCGCAACGCCGGAGATCCGGTGCACTTCGTTCACCCCAACTTGCGTGGCCGCACCCATCTCAAGTTCCGCCGCATGGCCGACCTCGAGGCGGCCGACGTGCTGATCCTGGCCCTGCCGCACGGCAACGCCGCCAAGCATTTCGCCCGCTTCGAGGGGCTAGCGGAGACCATCATCGACCTGTCGGCGGACTTCCGCATCAAAGATCCGGAGCTGTACCGCAAGTACTACGAAGAAGACCACCCGGCCCCCGAGCTGCTGCCCTCTTTTGTGTACGGCAATCCCGAGCTGCACCGCGAGGAGCTGCGGGGTGCCACGCGCATCGCCTGCGCGGGCTGCCTGGCCACCTCGGCCATCTTGGCGCTGTACCCGCTGCTCAAACTGGGCGTGCCGCTGCCCAAGGACATCATGATCACCGGGCTGGTGGGCTCGTCTGCGGCGGGGGCCAGCGGCAGCGATGCCAGCCACCATCCCGAGCGCGAGGGGAGCTTGCGGGTCTACAAGGCCACCGGCCACCGCCACCACGCCGAGCTGACCCAGGAGCTGCCGGGACGCTTCCCGCTGCACCTGACCGCGATCTCCACACCCCGGGTGCGCGGCATCCTGACCACCGCGCAGGTGTTCATTCCCGACGGCTACTCGGAGCGCGACGTGTGGGGCGCTTACCGCGAGGTGTACGCCGACGAACCGTTCATCCGCATCGTCAAGGTGCGCAAGGGCATTCACCGCTACCCGGATCCCAAGCTGCTCGACGGCTCGAACTTCTGCGACATCGGCTTCGAGACCGACGACGAGACCGGGCGCGTGGTGATCATGAGTGCCATCGACAACCTGGTCAAGGGTACGGCCGGGCACGCCCTGCAGTGCCTGAACATCGCGCGCGGCTGGGACGAAACCCTGGGCCTCGAGTTCGTGGGGCTGCACCCGTGAGCCAGCCGACCATCTTGCAGTCGGTGCTGACCGGCGGTACGGCCTTTGCCCCGGTCGAGCGAATCCTCTCCGGCCTGACCTTCGAGACCGCCATCCGCCGCCTTCCGGGAGCGCAGCACACCATCTACGAACTGCTGTGGCACAGCGAGCTGTCGCAGCGCCTGCTGCTCGACCTCGCCTCGGGTCGCGAGGTCACCTGGCCCGAGGGCGTGGGCTGGTGGCCTCAGGCTGCACCCAGCGAGGCCGAATTCCGCCGGGTGCTGCGCGACCTGCGTGTCGGCCTGCAGCAGGCCGAGATGATGGCGGCGGACCCCTCGGAAGCGGCCCGCGAGGTGCTGACCGACCTGGCGACGCACTCGGCCTACCACTGGGGTCAGATCGTGCTGCTGCGCCAGCTGATGAACGACTGGACCACCTCGACCTCGGGAGCGGCAGGGGCGTGATCGCAGTCGGCTCCACCAACCCCAGCAAGGTCAACCCGGTGCGCGAGGTCTTCGGGCGGCTCTATCCCGACCTCGAGGTGTGCGGCCTCGCGGTGCCCTCGGGCGTGCGCGAGCAGCCGATCGGCTACGCCGAGACCCTCGCGGGGGCCAGCAACCGCGCCCAGGCGGCCCTCGCCTCCGGCGCGACCTGGGGCGTGGGCCTCGAGGGCGGCGTGGAGTTCGACGAGGCGGGCGGGGCGTGGCTGTTCGGGGTGGTGGTGATCGGCCACGCCGGTCGGACCTCGAGTGCCCGCAGCGCGAGCCTGCGGCTGCCGCCGGGCGTGGGCCTGCGCGTGCGCGCGGGCGAGGAACTCGGCCCCGTCATGGACGGGCTCAGCGGCGTGCGGGACATCAAGCGCGCGGGAGGTACGGTGTCCTTTCTGACCGGCGGCCTGCTCACCCGCGCCGACGTGTGGCGGCAGGCGGTCATCTTGGCCCTCGTTCCGCTGCTGCAACCCGAACTCTACCGAGAGGTGATGGCATGATCGTTGTAAAAGTAGGGGGCTCGCTGGGCATCGATTACGACGCGCTGTGCGCCGACATTGCCGAGCTGTGGAAAGCCGGGCAGCGCCTGGTGCTGGTCCACGGTGGCAGCGCCGAGACCAACCGCATCGCCGAGGCCCTAGGTCATCCGCCGCGCTTTGTCACCAGCCCCAGCGGTTACACCTCGAGGTTCACCGACCGCGAGACCCTCGAGATCTTCGAGATGGTGTACTGCGGCAAGATGAACAAGGGCATCGTGGAGCGCCTGCAACGCCACGGTGTGAACGCGCTGGGCCTCTCGGGCCTAGACGGCCGGATCCTCGAGGGCAAGCACAAGGATTCGGTGCGCAGCGTCGAAAACGGCAAGGTGAAGGTGCTGCGCGGGGACCACACGGGCACGGTGGAGCGGGTCAACACCGACCTGCTCGAACTGCTGCTCTCGTCGGGCTACCTGCCGGTCCTCACCCCGCCGGCCGCCTCGTTCGAGGGGGTCGCCATCAACGTGGACGGCGACCGTGCCGCCGCCGCCGTGGCCACCGCCCTGCGCGCCGAGGCGTTGCTGCTGCTTTCCAACGTTCCGGGCCTGCTGCGCGACTTTCCCGACGAGTCCAGCCTGATCGCGCACATTCCTGCCTCCGACGTGGAAAG
This window of the Deinobacterium chartae genome carries:
- the argC gene encoding N-acetyl-gamma-glutamyl-phosphate reductase — its product is MSKLSVAIVGGSGYAGGEFLRLALNHPHLEVTQVTSERNAGDPVHFVHPNLRGRTHLKFRRMADLEAADVLILALPHGNAAKHFARFEGLAETIIDLSADFRIKDPELYRKYYEEDHPAPELLPSFVYGNPELHREELRGATRIACAGCLATSAILALYPLLKLGVPLPKDIMITGLVGSSAAGASGSDASHHPEREGSLRVYKATGHRHHAELTQELPGRFPLHLTAISTPRVRGILTTAQVFIPDGYSERDVWGAYREVYADEPFIRIVKVRKGIHRYPDPKLLDGSNFCDIGFETDDETGRVVIMSAIDNLVKGTAGHALQCLNIARGWDETLGLEFVGLHP
- a CDS encoding DinB family protein, which produces MSQPTILQSVLTGGTAFAPVERILSGLTFETAIRRLPGAQHTIYELLWHSELSQRLLLDLASGREVTWPEGVGWWPQAAPSEAEFRRVLRDLRVGLQQAEMMAADPSEAAREVLTDLATHSAYHWGQIVLLRQLMNDWTTSTSGAAGA
- a CDS encoding [LysW]-aminoadipate kinase — protein: MIVVKVGGSLGIDYDALCADIAELWKAGQRLVLVHGGSAETNRIAEALGHPPRFVTSPSGYTSRFTDRETLEIFEMVYCGKMNKGIVERLQRHGVNALGLSGLDGRILEGKHKDSVRSVENGKVKVLRGDHTGTVERVNTDLLELLLSSGYLPVLTPPAASFEGVAINVDGDRAAAAVATALRAEALLLLSNVPGLLRDFPDESSLIAHIPASDVESGLEFAQDRMKKKVLGAAEAVAGGVGRVVFGDARIASPVRAALAGRGTVVS
- the yjjX gene encoding inosine/xanthosine triphosphatase, whose product is MIAVGSTNPSKVNPVREVFGRLYPDLEVCGLAVPSGVREQPIGYAETLAGASNRAQAALASGATWGVGLEGGVEFDEAGGAWLFGVVVIGHAGRTSSARSASLRLPPGVGLRVRAGEELGPVMDGLSGVRDIKRAGGTVSFLTGGLLTRADVWRQAVILALVPLLQPELYREVMA